The Neodiprion fabricii isolate iyNeoFabr1 chromosome 4, iyNeoFabr1.1, whole genome shotgun sequence genome window below encodes:
- the LOC124179593 gene encoding sodium-independent sulfate anion transporter-like: MKLGWTQLAKYGKRRLPILAWAPGYRPTWILQDMLAGITVGLTAIPQGIAYGIVAGLNPEYGLYSAFMASFVYIFFGSCTNITIGPTAIMALMVQSMVANYGADMAVLICFLKGCIITVLGIFHLGFLLDFISLPVITGFTSGAAVTIASSQFKPILGIPGPSSSFIDSVVSVFTNLDQIGWWDTLLGFGTVGVLVGLKNLPGRRNGTAWQKVMWMIGLGRNAIVVVFGTGLAYAFYVYDMEPFRLTGSMGQGLPPLSWPPFSTEFGNETLTFVDMVTGMGTTVVTMPIISTIEHIAIAKAFSMGKSLDATQEMLALGLCNICGSFVRSMPVTGSFTRTAVNYASGVRTPLGGLFTGILVLLAVGLLTGTFRFIPRATLSGVILCAMYYLVDFPTYALLWQAKKVDFAILIATLVACVFLGLELGIVIGIVLNLVPLFYYSARPEVEMRVEQIEEKSFIQVMPEETVSFPAAEHLRNGIMKLSEKNSSDVIFNCKNVKRIDTTVAKNIKLLAKDLSVRGQEVTFTGCAENVKRILGTVAPELTNRFTKDEGLSV; encoded by the exons A TGAAGCTCGGATGGACGCAATTAGCGAAATACGGTAAGCGGCGGCTGCCCATCCTCGCCTGGGCACCGGGTTACAGGCCAACATGGATCCTGCAGGATATGCTGGCCGGAATCACAGTCGGACTGACCGCAATCCCTCAAGGCATAGCGTACGGAATAGTGGCCGGTCTGAATCCAGAG TATGGCCTCTACTCGGCGTTCATGGCCTCGTTCGTCTACATATTTTTCGGTTCCTGCACCAACATCACCATCGGACCCACCGCCATCATGGCCCTCATGGTCCAGTCGATGGTCGCGAATTACGGAGCTGACATGGCGGTTCTGATCTGCTTTCTAAAGGGCTGCATCATCACCGTCCTCGGTATCTTTCACTTGG GATTTCTCCTGGACTTCATTTCACTCCCGGTAATTACTGGCTTCACCTCCGGAGCGGCGGTGACAATTGCCTCGTCTCAGTTCAAGCCGATTTTGGGGATTCCCGGGCCGAGTTCTTCGTTCATCGACTCCGTCGTCTCGGTGTTTACAAATCTGGACCAGATAGGCTGGTGGGACACACTCCTGGGGTTCGGAACCGTCGGAGTTCTGGTCGGCCTTAAG AATCTTCCGGGACGAAGGAACGGGACTGCGTGGCAAAAAGTCATGTGGATGATTGGTCTGGGGCGAAACGCGATTGTCGTTGTTTTCGGCACTGGGCTGGCTTACGCTTTTTACGTCTACGACATGGAGCCCTTTCGGCTGACAG GGAGTATGGGCCAAGGATTGCCACCCCTTTCCTGGCCGCCCTTCTCAACGGAGTTTGGAAACGAGACGCTGACCTTCGTCGACATGGTGACAGGGATGGGTACGACGGTGGTAACCATGCCGATCATATCCACCATCGAGCACATCGCCATTGCCAAGGCTTTCT CCATGGGAAAGTCCCTCGACGCGACCCAGGAAATGCTGGCCTTGGGGTTGTGCAACATATGCGGATCTTTCGTTCGGTCGATGCCGGTCACTGGGTCCTTTACAAGAACTGCCGTCAATTACGCCTCAGGAGTGAGAACGCCACTGGGAGGGCTTTTCACGG GCATCCTGGTGCTCCTGGCAGTCGGTCTTCTTACCGGCACCTTCAGATTCATCCCTCGAGCAACGTTGTCCGGTGTCATCCTCTGCGCCATGTACTACCTGGTGGACTTCCCAACCTACGCCTTACTGTGGCAAGCTAAGA AGGTGGACTTCGCAATCCTCATCGCAACCCTCGTCGCATGCGTCTTCCTAGGCCTCGAACTCGGCATCGTCATAGGCATCGTTCTCAATCTCGTACCATTGTTCTATTACTCGGCTAGACCGGAGGTTGAGATGAGGGTCGAACAG ATCGAGGAAAAGTCGTTCATCCAGGTGATGCCCGAGGAGACAGTGTCCTTCCCCGCGGCTGAGCATCTGCGGAACGGTATTATGAAGCTGTCGGAGAAAAATAGCTCGGACGTTATATTCAATTGTAAAAACGTGAAGAGGATCGATACGACGGTTGCAAAG AACATCAAACTCCTCGCGAAGGATCTCTCGGTCAGAGGACAAGAAGTCACGTTTACTGGTTGCGCCGAAAACGTGAAGAGAATCCTCGGAACCGTGGCTCCGGAACTCACGAATCGATTCACAAAGGACGAAGGACTCTCCGTTTGA